TGAGACAAGGTTGGCTGTGGGTGTTGAAGTGCCTATTCGCGCTCAGCTCATCCTGGGACCTCTTCTTTGAAACGCTTTGACCAGTAGAGACGCTGGCTGATAACGCCACGCCCTGTCGGAGGTTTTTCTCAGGGCTTTCGTCagtaacgtcgggcacccacttttcgcccacccccccatttcgcccacccataaatgaGGCTATCCCCATCATAACTACcaagttcaattaactattgacttcgtctagatgccaccacaatacagctttcagcttcactaggtaaatcagactcgctggattcatccgtgataccctctttttcgccagcctcaatttgagccttctggatgtccttgatattggcgaacttggtgtttgggtcgatctggactgtccttcttttccttgctgcattattggtgacttgggcctgcaggagctcaagattatgctgggcagttgccagcttataggactgctcgctgaagccttttttcacctttatgaaaaggaggcgttgagtactagcatcattatccagctctgtgaatagcttcaactggccagccagatccttcatcttccttggcgtcgaccatgccactgcagacgatacagaagcccatccttcagctcccctgccttccttgacttcctccttgcctccagactgccctttgcaggtctgatgagatgatgctgatggtgttggtgttgatgggagcagcagacgactcataaggggctttgccatagaaacaggccatagtccagtccatttccacccacttttaatgttctggatcgtcatccctgccagggcagccttataataacagcctaggaagttcctcttgcctacaacagtagagtcattccaatgactaaggtatccaagctccttcctataggctgcctttaatgggccaaagactgactgatcaagtggctggaggacatgggaggtatgtggtggtaagaacaatagatggatgttgtttatatagcagagccacataaagtccgtcgttgtatggctcccatgcccatccaagaccagcagtctaacctcctccttgccctgagggacagtctgagggatgaagaccttctgcagccattcaactgcagtggcatctgttgtccatccattctctgttgctgtaaactgccagccttcataagggccaagatccaaaggaaaccactgctgctggactgttatacccttatatataatgaggggatgcagtctgtggcccagggcagagatgcattcaataatagatacccatgcccttgatccaggctgtttcttgcgaacagacttcgtctcagacatgcccagcaccagcccattagatccttgcccctcaaggataccagtctcatccatgttgtatctgttggctggtttaatgctgatgatctctggcatggcgagatgcttgaaccagtccctgatgacctcagtagatgccccattaacacgtctagaatcgatagggcgacttctctggaccttgactgaaggattcctattcagaaaggctgttatccaacctttccctataggctctgtatcccccatagcatggaggatcctctctgcgaatagcttcacttgcagatgggttggagcaacaccaagggcatgctgaatgcgaatccattcagccaacttagcctcctgacctatagagagtctctgatggtcagcaaaggcaagttgccttggttggcagcccttgatgcgactgcgaagtgttgaacgtggcacaccccattcgattgatgctttccggagggactgcccattggcgactgcttccaaggcctgattgacctcatactcggtatatgcgctcataagggcaagaaaaaggtatgctgaaaaaatgaagccattcggataaaaactgtaaatgttgtgatggttagaaaaaggaggaggttggaggttaggtgtgctgatgagggatttatgggtgggcgaaatgggggggtgggcgaaaagtgggtgcccgacgttaaTGTAGAAGCATGGATTTGAGTAACACTAACCGCTTGTAGAGACATTATCCGTCATGAGCGATTGGCGGCATAGGTAAGGGTCTAGCGTTGAAGCAGCACAGCCGTCAAATTCAATTTAGAGCTTTGTAGCTTATCAATATCGTCGTTCCTAAAATCTACTCTTTGTTAGGAATATCCCCCTACAGACTGTATTAAATGTAAGCCTAACTATTAGCATTATAAACCTGTACTCTAAGATGATTGACATTAAGTCTTGAGACTTGATAATTAGTCAGCCTACTCACAGATACTAGGTCCTACACTTACTTGGTACAGTTAAATTTCAAGTTGCTAATTAGTAACACTGGCCTGATTTCTAAAACGGGGTCTAAGTCTAACTCAAGTAGAACGTGGCTATGCTTTACACTTCACTGCGTAGGGCAGATgttattagtattaatagtcCTCTGTCTTTTACCACAAAACCAGCCCGTTTGTATCTCACCAACAGCTAACTCGTCACCCCTTTTATCTGCTATTCTATCACACAATCTTCGTCTACATCTAACCGGGAACCAATTCATTAGCTACTTCAGCATGATCTCAAAGATATCGTTCTATTCCGCGGTTGCTTCCGTGTTAACTCAAGCTGTCTATGGCATCCCTTACAGCTCGAGGCAGTCTCTGCGTGTCGAAAGTTTCATCAATCAGGGCATCACCGGGTTCAACGTGGTCTCGTCGCTCATTATCGGCTCCGAGACAGCAGTCCTCATCGACATGCCTATGTCTATCCCTTCGGCAAACGTCCTGGCTTCGTGGATAAGAAACCAAACCGATAAGCCACTCGTAGCGGCTTTCGCTACACATCATCATGTCGACCATTACCTTGGCGCATCAACATTATTGTCTCACTTCAACGAGACGGCCTTCTACGCCAGCGGGAAGGTTGTAGATCATATCCGTGTCGAGCTCCCAGAGATGGTAATTTATACCCCACTCGCCCCTATTCCAGATCATGTCTTAggctcgatgacggcgtgAAGTAGTCTAATCCAAGTACTAAAAAAAACGCTGATGCATATATTTGTTAGACTTCCCGAATGAGACTCGCATTTGGTCCGGAAAATGTGTCGGAAGTTCCCGCCTCACCAATTGCGTATAACAATACATTTTTTACCCTCAGCGGACATGAGGATGAGCCCATTCACTTGATAAGCAACCTAGTATTCGACACTGTCGACGGTACAATGTTCTGGATCCCATCTCTAAGGACTTTAATCGCTGGCGACTCAGTTTACCATCGCACAATGCATCTATGGATGGCCGACATGGATACCAAAGCCCTCTCAGATGCATGGCTCAAGACATTGGACTTTATTACCAACTTGCGACCAGTCAAGTTGATCACAGGCCATGCGGGGACGCTACAATTTAGCGCGCAGGAGGACATCGCCCATACACGCAGCTACATCGAATTCTTTGAAAAAGAGATTAGCAGCAAAGGTAAAGACTTTTATACTCCAAAGGAGATCGTTGACATCATGAGCGCTGGGTTTCCAGCTCAGCTCCAGTCCGAAGGCGGGGTTGCTTCCGAGATGTTTCTGAATAATACAGCAGAAAAGTACGGAAGGGGGTCAACGAGGCTGCCAGATGTCTTGGATATGACAAAGTATAATGATACTAGGACTTTGCAAGGCTGGGAACTTAAGGCCTAAGACAGTTTTATCAAGGAGCTTCCTGGCGCTATTAAGAACAAGAGACAAGGGCGTCAAATCTCATAGTCTATGTATACATTGACAAACTTTTTATCAGCACCAGCAGTTCTCAATCAGGCTTCTTGAGTACCTACCAGATAGCTAGAACGGGTATATTCAAAGATTCAGATGGGAAGTTGTAATGGATTTAGAGTACACGTAACAAAGCTAGAGCGACTATCCTCATGAAGTTTGAGCGATCTCATGGTTTAACCCATCCTCTGCCGTGTCATCACTGGCTTCGATGTTAACCTTCGAGCGAGTTGCCCAGCCTGATCGACAGCGGTGACGAAGTTGTCCACCGAACCACCCTTTGTGTGCCGGCAACAGACATGCATGACCCAAGGGAAGCTAAGTTTATGATGATGGTTACATGGACACCATCCGGGAAGGCCACATGTCTTTTGGCGGCAGAGAACTTCAAGCGGCTTCTCGGCCGTGTAATGAGTGTAAACTGTCTTGCAGACTCCACTGACTGGGGGATATCTCAATGCCTTTTAGCCTCTACGCGCCATCAAAAACCCCGAAGTCGAGGACTTGAACGGGGCCCGTCGTAGCTCAACTAAGATGTAGGCATCCTGGAAGGCGACACTCATTTCCCGGTAAGTTTTGAAGATTTCTGGTAAGAATGTATGTTTTCTGGTCGCCGGAATTTCACTAAGACGAAGAATTCATAATGCAAAGAACTTGATGTTGAATTATACGGTGTTGCTGACATTTAAGTCCTGTTAGAAGCTGTCTGATGCATGCTATCGTGTCATCCACAGGCCCTGATGTCCAGCCAATTTTCAGTTTGCAGGTCAGCTTGCCTCTGGTCTCCCAAACATACACGCTGATACTAATCTTGTCTAGTTTTAGGTGGAGGTTTGTTGTGTATAGTGGTGTGAAGTAAGGGCTCTCTCGATAGCAAGAAACGAAACTCTATCCAAGACGAAGTTGCAAAGGCAGTAAGGACATCCTGTCAGAAGAGTACGATGGGCACCAGGAATAATGGCGACAGCTAGACAACTACACGGTACTGCTGAGAAGAGCAACAAAGCTCGGTCCACGTTAACATCACTCCTCCTTCTCATCCTCATTGTCGTAGCGGCCTAGGCGACCTAACGGGCTCACCATAAAGACATCTTCCCATCTGCCGCTAGCAGCCTTGCCATCCCAATCACCACCGCTGTAGAGAGGGAGGCGAAGTTTTCCCGTACAGTTCTCGTCGATAAAGCGACAGACCTTCTGCATGTCGCCAACGGTGAAATCGTCCATGAACCACAGCATTGTCCGGGGAACATCTGCGGGACTAAGACGCCGAGAGGCCGTAGTACTCGGGGTTGCCACAGAGGATGCTCGCAAGCTTTTCCGTCTCGACGGGGGCTGTGCATGAGCAGACGAGGTGGCCCCAAAGGACATAGCGCCCACGGGAAGATTTGATTGCCTTGTTGTGCCAAAGCTGGATTTAGGCGTCATCTGGGATGGTATCGGACTGTCGACAGAGGCTTGTAATTGTGCTTTCTTGGAAACGGACGGCTTGGGTACAGGCGACTTGGTGGCAGGTGTCGAGTCATACCGGGAGGCTGTGGGTGATGTCAGCGATCAGGTAGGAACGGCAGAGCATACGGGCGAGAGCATACATCGTCTGCGCTTGTCGGCGACTGATTGCGGCTGATCGTTTAAACTGTCTCGCTTGCGCTTCGTGGTTTGCTTTGTGGCGGCAGACGAGGGAGTCCCAACAGCAGATTtgacgccggccttggcgagtGCAGCGTGGTCATCATCCTCTGCTCGCGGCACGGGTCCCAAGAGGGCGGCCTTTGCACTGTCGTCATCCACGTATCCGCAGTAGTCGGTCATCACATCAGGAGCATCAACACGCATCTTCACGGCGGGCTCCCAGGAGACatcctccccttcttccgaGTATCCTAACCACTGGACGAGCACCTGCCATTGGCCGCGGACACGACGGTGTCGCAAGAATCTGTAGGGGTGGTAAAGCTCCCCGATACCGAGAACATCCTGCCGTGTTCTGCCTTTGAAGCTCGCCCAGTAGTCGAAAAGAAGACTCGGTCTATGTTCCTGGACGTCCCACTCGGACACGTCCTCGCGAGTACCTttgacgaggacggtgaGGGTCACAAGCGCCGTGTCGGGATCGAGGGAGTGCGAGACGATTTTCTTGATGGCATCGTAGCGAAGGTCTGCTGAGAGGGTAAATAGTTAACATGGGTCAATCAAGAGCGGTGAAATGGTCTGTGTGCttgggagagggagggtg
This genomic interval from Colletotrichum higginsianum IMI 349063 chromosome 9, whole genome shotgun sequence contains the following:
- a CDS encoding Beta-lactamase, producing the protein MLLVLIVLCLLPQNQPVCISPTANSSPLLSAILSHNLRLHLTGNQFISYFSMISKISFYSAVASVLTQAVYGIPYSSRQSLRVESFINQGITGFNVVSSLIIGSETAVLIDMPMSIPSANVLASWIRNQTDKPLVAAFATHHHVDHYLGASTLLSHFNETAFYASGKVVDHIRVELPEMTSRMRLAFGPENVSEVPASPIAYNNTFFTLSGHEDEPIHLISNLVFDTVDGTMFWIPSLRTLIAGDSVYHRTMHLWMADMDTKALSDAWLKTLDFITNLRPVKLITGHAGTLQFSAQEDIAHTRSYIEFFEKEISSKGKDFYTPKEIVDIMSAGFPAQLQSEGGVASEMFLNNTAEKYGRGSTRLPDVLDMTKYNDTRTLQGWELKA
- a CDS encoding Chromo domain-containing protein translates to MPRDKHSGKSVEKKDLRYDAIKKIVSHSLDPDTALVTLTVLVKGTREDVSEWDVQEHRPSLLFDYWASFKGRTRQDVLGIGELYHPYRFLRHRRVRGQWQVLVQWLGYSEEGEDVSWEPAVKMRVDAPDVMTDYCGYVDDDSAKAALLGPVPRAEDDDHAALAKAGVKSAVGTPSSAATKQTTKRKRDSLNDQPQSVADKRRRSSRYDSTPATKSPVPKPSVSKKAQLQASVDSPIPSQMTPKSSFGTTRQSNLPVGAMSFGATSSAHAQPPSRRKSLRASSVATPSTTASRRLSPADVPRTMLWFMDDFTVGDMQKVCRFIDENCTGKLRLPLYSGGDWDGKAASGRWEDVFMVSPLGRLGRYDNEDEKEE